The proteins below are encoded in one region of Tessaracoccus aquimaris:
- a CDS encoding AAA family ATPase: MIGNLRPLTSGPEIISKRLGDTEGNLRKIVEAATNSESGRAIIFFDEIDSIAEKQSSESHEASKRPVAQLLTLMDGFDNKGKSVIVITATNRADSLDPALTRPGRFDWEIEFGLPSRSDRFEILKVAGARVKTGADLPLEDVAALTENWSSAELSFIWTEAALLAIGDGREEVAPEDFV; this comes from the coding sequence ATGATTGGGAATTTGCGCCCGCTGACCTCTGGTCCTGAAATCATCAGCAAGCGGTTGGGTGATACAGAAGGGAACCTCCGTAAGATCGTCGAGGCCGCGACCAACAGCGAGAGCGGTCGAGCCATCATCTTCTTCGACGAGATCGACAGCATCGCCGAGAAGCAGTCCTCCGAGTCTCACGAGGCCTCAAAGCGACCCGTCGCCCAACTGCTCACACTCATGGACGGCTTCGACAACAAGGGGAAGAGTGTCATCGTCATCACGGCGACCAACCGTGCTGATTCCCTCGACCCGGCTCTTACCCGTCCAGGTCGGTTCGACTGGGAGATCGAGTTCGGATTGCCCTCTCGGTCAGATCGTTTCGAGATTCTCAAGGTCGCTGGCGCGCGCGTGAAGACGGGTGCCGACTTGCCCCTTGAGGACGTCGCAGCTCTGACCGAGAACTGGTCGTCAGCTGAGTTGAGCTTCATCTGGACTGAGGCGGCATTGCTGGCGATTGGGGATGGTCGCGAGGAAGTGGCACCGGAGGATTTCGTCTAA
- a CDS encoding DUF6119 family protein, giving the protein MLRDVEAFDDAIDDDASAGLETSKLTESSGLVGRFYSRKNFPSTPSWAKYVEPAVEGGIHGVQSASASGLLLLTVDGHTFALTFGYGRSFLDRAKIERRFGLKVALNLIDEKQIRSLDTKLFDETVVSRNTKTRRTAELPAFGVDILRDIVRAVTGVAPPSSGYKGVLPFFSRLTLMQTVRDLNRLGFTKIALARVPLEEPST; this is encoded by the coding sequence TTGCTTCGAGACGTCGAGGCATTTGACGATGCAATCGACGACGACGCCTCAGCCGGGCTAGAGACCAGCAAGCTCACCGAGTCGTCCGGGCTGGTGGGCCGCTTCTACTCACGGAAGAACTTCCCCAGCACCCCAAGCTGGGCGAAGTACGTCGAGCCAGCAGTCGAGGGCGGCATCCACGGCGTGCAGTCAGCATCAGCCTCTGGGTTGCTGCTACTGACCGTCGACGGCCATACGTTCGCACTGACGTTCGGATACGGGCGGAGCTTCCTCGACCGGGCCAAGATTGAACGGCGCTTTGGGCTAAAGGTCGCGCTCAATCTCATTGACGAGAAGCAGATACGCAGCCTCGACACCAAGCTGTTCGACGAAACGGTGGTGTCAAGGAACACCAAGACCCGCCGAACAGCTGAACTTCCCGCCTTCGGCGTCGACATCCTCCGTGATATCGTGCGAGCCGTCACCGGAGTCGCCCCTCCGTCCAGCGGCTACAAGGGAGTGCTCCCGTTCTTCAGCCGACTCACGCTCATGCAGACAGTCCGCGACCTCAACCGTCTCGGCTTCACGAAGATCGCCCTCGCACGAGTACCTCTCGAAGAGCCTTCGACGTGA
- a CDS encoding DUF2397 domain-containing protein, with product MAVASNGLDQPESSAPEQILVTGTRHDLFRYLTSPLAEEYRALLGLLAGPLLADYSPAEAAALLSERGHHLTEDQVYARCEALERWGNLVRGVRDTHAATIREFHRGRNRFHASKLGGRIYRDTESIMSASEGAREVARELLGATVERLDSILSRLDVLALADAGESVSALDVEALAGDVTVVFSNQRLFNESVSDFYAYLNQVLTRYDLVGSEYQQFKELLLTYIGLITADVTRHTPAIIDRLGQIDGRMNTLLTLLDTQARLIAHDGSAAEQQAGRTAEEWALLTAWYTGSAGRSGPDTLRAAADQALGQLLTNAKRMLAAAGTGLSRRDDLIKLAGWFDKSDMDTAHRLFAAAFGAYSSRHLLLGPDIALTVDGVSTSWWDAAPVDVPVSLRERGDRSARGRTSPVPDPGLAREAVLASARLEIEARRAASAELVAAGDLDGAHVSPAARDLVMDQLGNLMAIHQDLSSTLSFSDTDLGMVLTVVPDPNRVTVISASDGAVSIHGVSLHATPDQETDDARPREAALA from the coding sequence ATGGCCGTGGCGAGCAACGGTTTGGATCAGCCTGAGTCGAGCGCGCCCGAGCAGATCCTCGTCACGGGGACCAGACACGACCTCTTTCGCTACCTCACCTCTCCTCTGGCTGAGGAGTACCGAGCGCTGCTCGGGCTGCTTGCGGGACCCCTTCTCGCCGACTACTCACCCGCAGAAGCCGCAGCGTTGCTTTCCGAGCGAGGCCACCATCTCACCGAGGATCAGGTCTACGCGCGGTGTGAAGCGCTCGAGAGATGGGGGAACCTCGTTCGGGGTGTGCGAGACACGCACGCGGCGACGATCCGCGAGTTCCACCGCGGCCGGAACCGCTTCCATGCATCGAAGCTTGGCGGAAGAATCTACAGGGACACCGAGAGCATCATGTCTGCTTCGGAGGGAGCCCGCGAAGTCGCCCGAGAGTTGCTTGGCGCGACCGTCGAGCGGCTCGACTCGATCTTAAGCAGGCTCGATGTCCTAGCGCTAGCCGATGCCGGAGAGTCCGTCAGCGCGCTCGATGTCGAGGCGCTCGCCGGTGATGTGACAGTTGTGTTCAGCAACCAACGACTCTTCAACGAGTCCGTTTCGGACTTCTATGCCTATCTGAATCAGGTACTCACTCGATATGACCTTGTCGGCAGCGAGTATCAGCAGTTCAAGGAACTCCTCCTCACCTACATCGGACTGATCACTGCCGATGTCACTCGTCATACCCCGGCAATCATCGACAGGCTTGGCCAGATCGACGGCCGCATGAACACGCTCCTTACGCTCCTAGACACTCAGGCACGTCTGATCGCGCACGATGGGTCCGCCGCCGAACAGCAAGCAGGCCGCACTGCTGAGGAGTGGGCCCTCTTGACAGCTTGGTACACAGGGTCCGCAGGTAGGTCGGGGCCTGACACGTTGCGGGCGGCGGCTGATCAGGCGCTGGGGCAGTTGCTCACCAACGCCAAGAGGATGCTCGCCGCAGCAGGCACAGGACTCTCACGACGCGATGATCTGATCAAACTCGCGGGTTGGTTCGACAAGAGTGACATGGACACCGCCCACCGCCTATTTGCCGCAGCGTTCGGCGCCTATTCGTCCCGCCACTTGCTTCTCGGCCCCGACATCGCTCTTACGGTCGACGGGGTCTCGACGTCGTGGTGGGATGCCGCGCCGGTCGACGTGCCGGTCAGTCTTCGCGAGCGCGGCGACAGAAGCGCAAGAGGACGGACTTCTCCCGTCCCCGACCCTGGCCTCGCGCGTGAGGCTGTGCTGGCCTCCGCCCGACTCGAGATCGAGGCACGACGCGCCGCGTCGGCAGAGCTGGTGGCCGCCGGTGATCTTGACGGAGCGCACGTCTCGCCCGCAGCCCGTGATCTGGTCATGGACCAGCTCGGCAACCTGATGGCGATCCACCAGGACCTATCCTCCACCCTCTCGTTCTCTGACACCGACCTGGGAATGGTGCTCACTGTCGTGCCAGATCCCAACAGGGTGACGGTCATATCGGCATCCGACGGAGCGGTGTCGATCCACGGGGTTTCGCTTCACGCAACACCCGACCAGGAGACCGATGATGCCCGACCTCGAGAGGCGGCCCTGGCATGA
- a CDS encoding TIGR02678 family protein, which produces MSPSVTSAHEAVERRLAARALLANPILSGLHHPDQLALVRRHAPWLRQMYFSRTGYSLIIETGFARLSKAPLDADTAPRPALRTTGQPFTSRTYTCLALLCSALLAPAVGDQVLLSALVEQVRADAASADLRLSESTDEARHLVQALHLLIDWGALHETEGTVVAWGLRADEVLLDVNRPLLPHLLARTLRDIDTPATLLTPKLTSANQDEPRRALRRKLIENPLVRREDLSDAERDVLSRERTELTRVLDEDFGLVLEVRAEGALAYDPDDDVTDLTFPGRSTVAHAALLLTNALIDDLSPKAGQIVTLPVATEEASDDGFPKETPPTRPGALAPWSTVEANVELLIERYGPYFGEGYRTNASLLLNDTVRLLESMSLAEGTETGLLIHPAIARYRPEPQRLPTRAARRMGSTIDDNSSPLWFEEKP; this is translated from the coding sequence ATGAGTCCATCCGTGACCTCTGCCCATGAGGCCGTCGAACGACGTCTGGCAGCTCGCGCTCTGCTGGCAAATCCGATCCTCTCAGGACTGCATCACCCCGATCAGCTCGCCTTGGTTCGTCGGCATGCACCCTGGCTTCGACAGATGTACTTCAGCCGCACCGGGTACTCGTTGATCATCGAGACAGGATTCGCGCGGCTGTCAAAGGCCCCTCTCGATGCAGACACAGCGCCGCGCCCCGCATTGCGCACTACAGGGCAACCTTTCACCTCACGCACCTACACATGCCTAGCCTTGCTGTGCTCGGCCCTCCTAGCGCCAGCGGTCGGCGACCAGGTGCTCCTCTCCGCGCTCGTAGAGCAGGTCCGTGCCGACGCCGCATCGGCCGACCTGAGACTCAGCGAATCCACCGACGAGGCCCGCCATCTCGTCCAAGCGCTTCACCTGCTCATCGACTGGGGCGCTCTGCACGAGACAGAGGGCACAGTTGTCGCCTGGGGGCTTCGCGCAGACGAGGTCCTTCTCGACGTCAACCGCCCCCTCCTTCCACACCTGCTCGCCCGAACCCTGCGGGACATCGACACCCCCGCTACGCTCCTGACACCCAAGCTCACAAGCGCGAATCAGGACGAGCCGCGGCGCGCACTTCGCCGTAAGCTCATCGAAAACCCCCTCGTTCGACGCGAAGACCTCAGCGATGCCGAGCGTGACGTACTGTCCAGGGAGCGCACCGAGCTCACGCGCGTCCTTGACGAGGACTTCGGACTTGTCCTCGAAGTCCGCGCCGAAGGCGCCCTCGCCTACGACCCGGACGACGACGTCACCGACCTGACGTTTCCGGGCAGGAGCACGGTCGCCCACGCCGCACTTCTCCTGACCAACGCCCTCATTGATGACCTCTCGCCCAAGGCGGGACAAATCGTCACCCTCCCCGTCGCCACCGAAGAGGCTTCGGACGATGGATTCCCGAAGGAAACCCCGCCCACCCGACCTGGCGCTCTTGCGCCGTGGTCGACCGTCGAGGCGAACGTTGAGTTGCTGATCGAGCGGTACGGCCCCTACTTCGGCGAGGGATATCGGACGAACGCGTCGCTTCTGCTCAATGATACCGTCCGCCTCTTGGAGTCGATGAGCCTTGCCGAAGGCACCGAGACGGGCCTGCTGATCCACCCGGCCATTGCCCGCTACCGACCAGAGCCGCAACGCTTGCCCACCCGCGCCGCGCGTCGCATGGGCTCGACGATCGACGACAATTCAAGCCCTCTTTGGTTCGAGGAGAAGCCATGA
- a CDS encoding TIGR02680 family protein: MTMTSVDHTATTVPRHHPERWRMSRAGISNVWHYYDNEFDFSGGRMILRGANGSGKSRAMEMLLPFLLDGDRRRMDSTGSANVRMEVLMKAGGEGQTNRVGYLWLELERDGTGEQEHLTLGAHVKYSTSTHEAKVWYFITPLRVGHDLVLIDHQRQPLRREELASRIGPDNLTDVARLHRERVRNGVFGLTGVTGDERYSGLLQLLHTLRSPDVGNQIDEGNLPRLLSEALPPLSEQALVDAGSRLDALSEARASQQRLESSLERVSAFLATYQRYAAGVLSATISSVEAAAVNAADSAATAETRASHRDTLAEQSRAAIISRDRLDEDVTSLSNVIIALRQSPAYLAGLDLENLRRGVSALEKAASGRLDSARESRREEGEAVTRVDQAATELKTIATELSGALGTAGTQLRAALVPTTSFPTVASVELLDPQPQEDPVRVGLHDDLTMIPRPAPRLLAIEPEDMSSVARALANAIESATARADLANARRSVASSLLEEEKAATTAQREADLAAENAERSAGDADDAETRRDSAARTYADEWRRWTALTETADLLGDVEWHGTILHPLLVDVDSLAGLGPFDVDLTDLDQIAVHSSEPARLRSASERAALDAQAAADEARREQLESDRNRWLSAHDPEPPVAPWETLLPPQAVPFWQCVDFAVGLGDDERGALEGALLAAGILTAGVTQDGSLVPLDGQRLLIGEAQQAEASISSLLSVDPDSPVSADLVSALLQSIGRGPAGNRTWVAEDGSWGNGPLHGQNRAATAEHIGASARAAWRARRIEEIDQELAGLDRARLIRDEQYESLRARDEALSAHVRSAPQSRDLSTARSLATVAQGRAADDRSTALAKEGRAHELFAAWTKANADHRLACDHNNLPHTIEGLSDAREQATSSVTVCRDAQAQTRRLNAQLAAHEKLAQAVPTHRGRRESAERSAKQAWAEWSEGHEELDTLEQTIGLDSSDINRQLHDRETELTSAKEALQEARDNSEQIGKDAAVAVNVAAAAAAEATGSASHLRSSVSELNTGLTLHGLASAVFRDRADEIEKRCRDLADETVTPHSVRGLLREMRNAMQTGPAVEETALIRAENALIRDLGASYEVIVSVASNVHLVELADAEARLPIAAAHSRIEEKALQAKDAVSERERTVFTEYVIGGVGEELRRRTRQSSELVAAMNTSLGGISTSHGIKVKLHWRAAEDAGTPIARILELTATSADLRPPHETAELVELLRARVEEAYAIDPTVGYATHLKHALDYRRWHRIEMALTRPELGHVKDVPVTRRTPLSQGERRFVSYVILFAAVDAHLSGLPDADRALRLIVLDDAFAKVDTPTIAELMGLLVRLDIDFCMTGHGLWGTFPEVPSLDVYEIRRESDGPAVTTHVHWDGHTRHMRVA; encoded by the coding sequence ATGACGATGACCTCTGTCGACCACACCGCGACAACCGTCCCACGTCACCACCCGGAGCGGTGGAGGATGAGTCGCGCCGGGATCAGCAACGTGTGGCACTACTACGACAACGAGTTCGACTTCTCCGGAGGTCGGATGATCCTGCGAGGCGCCAACGGGTCGGGCAAAAGCCGTGCGATGGAGATGCTCCTACCCTTCCTCCTTGACGGCGATCGACGGCGAATGGACTCGACCGGCTCCGCCAATGTCCGCATGGAAGTCCTCATGAAGGCCGGCGGAGAAGGGCAGACAAACCGCGTCGGCTATCTCTGGCTTGAGCTGGAGCGCGACGGCACAGGGGAACAGGAACATCTCACGCTCGGCGCCCATGTGAAGTACTCCACGTCGACGCACGAGGCGAAGGTCTGGTACTTCATCACCCCGCTCCGTGTGGGGCATGATCTTGTGCTGATCGACCATCAGCGTCAGCCGCTGCGTCGAGAAGAACTCGCAAGCAGGATCGGCCCGGACAATCTCACCGATGTGGCCAGACTGCACCGGGAACGAGTCCGAAACGGAGTCTTTGGGCTGACTGGCGTAACCGGTGATGAGCGCTACTCCGGACTCCTCCAACTTCTGCACACCCTGCGGTCGCCCGATGTAGGAAACCAGATTGACGAAGGCAACCTTCCACGCCTGCTGTCCGAGGCGCTTCCACCGCTCTCCGAACAGGCGCTCGTGGATGCAGGCAGTCGACTTGACGCGCTATCAGAGGCTCGTGCCAGCCAGCAACGGCTGGAATCCTCTCTGGAACGGGTGTCGGCATTCCTTGCGACATATCAGCGATACGCCGCAGGCGTGCTGTCAGCAACGATCAGCTCGGTCGAGGCCGCGGCTGTAAACGCCGCTGACAGCGCGGCAACGGCGGAGACGCGTGCCAGTCATCGAGACACGCTCGCCGAACAGTCACGAGCCGCGATCATCAGCCGTGACCGACTCGACGAGGACGTGACAAGCCTCAGCAACGTGATCATCGCGCTCAGACAATCCCCTGCATATCTGGCTGGGCTCGACTTGGAGAATCTCCGACGCGGCGTCTCCGCCCTCGAGAAGGCGGCATCAGGCCGTCTCGACTCGGCAAGAGAATCTCGACGCGAGGAGGGCGAGGCCGTCACCCGCGTCGACCAGGCCGCAACGGAGCTGAAGACCATAGCCACAGAACTGTCTGGGGCGTTGGGCACGGCTGGCACGCAGCTCCGCGCCGCCTTGGTGCCGACAACCTCGTTCCCGACCGTCGCCAGCGTCGAACTCCTCGATCCGCAGCCGCAGGAGGACCCGGTCCGTGTGGGTCTTCATGATGACCTGACAATGATCCCGAGACCGGCACCGCGTCTGCTTGCGATCGAGCCCGAAGATATGTCATCAGTGGCCCGAGCCCTCGCGAACGCCATAGAAAGCGCGACTGCCAGGGCCGATCTCGCCAACGCTCGCCGAAGCGTAGCTTCCAGCCTCCTTGAAGAGGAGAAAGCCGCGACCACCGCCCAGCGGGAGGCCGACCTTGCCGCCGAGAACGCGGAGCGATCAGCAGGCGATGCCGACGACGCCGAGACTCGACGTGACTCTGCAGCGCGCACTTACGCGGATGAGTGGCGGCGTTGGACGGCACTGACCGAGACCGCAGATCTGTTAGGTGACGTCGAGTGGCACGGCACGATCTTGCACCCCCTTCTCGTCGATGTAGACAGCCTTGCCGGCCTGGGCCCATTCGATGTCGACCTCACCGATCTGGACCAGATCGCGGTGCATTCCTCAGAGCCCGCGCGATTGCGCTCGGCTTCCGAACGCGCGGCGCTCGACGCGCAGGCTGCCGCAGACGAAGCTCGACGGGAGCAGTTGGAGTCTGACCGCAACAGGTGGCTCTCGGCTCATGACCCCGAGCCGCCGGTAGCTCCATGGGAGACTCTGTTGCCGCCACAGGCCGTCCCGTTCTGGCAATGCGTCGACTTCGCCGTGGGCCTCGGCGACGACGAGCGAGGTGCGTTGGAAGGGGCGCTTCTCGCTGCAGGCATATTGACGGCCGGCGTCACTCAAGACGGTAGCCTTGTGCCACTCGACGGACAGAGGCTCTTAATCGGTGAGGCGCAGCAGGCCGAGGCGTCGATCAGCAGTCTCCTCAGCGTCGATCCCGACTCGCCCGTGAGCGCTGATCTCGTCAGTGCCCTCCTTCAAAGCATCGGACGCGGTCCGGCAGGCAACCGAACATGGGTTGCGGAGGACGGCAGTTGGGGGAACGGCCCCTTACACGGACAGAATCGCGCCGCGACCGCCGAGCACATCGGGGCATCGGCACGGGCGGCATGGCGCGCGCGACGCATCGAAGAGATCGATCAGGAGCTCGCCGGGCTCGATCGAGCCCGGCTCATCAGAGACGAGCAGTACGAGTCCTTGCGTGCCCGTGACGAGGCACTGTCGGCTCATGTTCGTTCCGCGCCGCAGAGCCGAGACCTCTCGACTGCTCGGAGCCTCGCCACGGTAGCGCAAGGTCGCGCGGCGGACGACCGATCCACAGCGCTTGCAAAGGAGGGACGCGCCCACGAGCTCTTCGCAGCCTGGACGAAGGCAAACGCCGATCACCGACTCGCTTGCGACCACAACAATCTGCCGCACACCATCGAAGGACTCTCGGATGCAAGGGAGCAAGCCACGAGTTCAGTGACTGTGTGCCGCGACGCCCAGGCACAGACTCGCCGCCTCAACGCTCAGCTGGCTGCGCACGAGAAGCTTGCGCAGGCGGTCCCGACGCACCGAGGCCGTCGCGAATCTGCAGAACGCTCTGCCAAGCAGGCATGGGCCGAATGGTCCGAAGGACACGAAGAGCTCGACACGCTGGAGCAGACGATTGGTCTCGACTCCTCCGATATCAATCGGCAGCTGCACGACCGTGAGACGGAACTGACGTCTGCCAAGGAAGCGCTCCAGGAGGCGCGGGACAACAGTGAGCAGATCGGCAAGGACGCCGCCGTCGCCGTCAACGTCGCCGCAGCAGCCGCTGCCGAGGCGACAGGGTCGGCGTCTCACCTGCGAAGCTCCGTCTCAGAGCTGAACACCGGGTTGACCCTCCACGGGCTTGCGAGCGCGGTCTTCCGCGATCGCGCAGACGAGATCGAGAAGCGATGTCGAGACCTTGCTGACGAGACTGTCACGCCGCACAGCGTGCGTGGGCTGCTCCGCGAGATGCGTAACGCCATGCAGACAGGTCCGGCCGTCGAAGAGACCGCGCTCATTAGAGCTGAGAACGCATTGATTCGTGACCTGGGTGCAAGTTACGAGGTCATCGTCTCCGTCGCGAGCAACGTCCATCTGGTCGAACTCGCTGACGCAGAAGCGCGACTTCCCATCGCCGCGGCGCATTCGCGCATCGAAGAGAAGGCCCTGCAAGCGAAGGACGCCGTGTCGGAACGCGAGCGCACCGTGTTCACGGAGTACGTGATCGGTGGAGTCGGTGAAGAACTGCGTCGACGGACTCGCCAGTCCAGCGAACTGGTCGCCGCGATGAACACTAGTCTCGGGGGCATCTCCACAAGCCACGGCATCAAGGTCAAGCTCCACTGGCGCGCAGCAGAGGATGCAGGAACTCCGATCGCACGAATCCTTGAGCTGACCGCGACCTCCGCAGATCTCCGCCCGCCGCACGAGACGGCAGAGCTTGTGGAGCTGCTGCGTGCTCGCGTGGAGGAGGCATACGCCATCGACCCAACCGTCGGCTACGCCACCCACCTCAAGCACGCCCTCGACTATCGCAGATGGCACAGGATCGAGATGGCTCTCACCCGCCCTGAGCTCGGACATGTGAAGGACGTTCCGGTCACCCGACGCACCCCGCTGTCCCAGGGCGAGCGACGATTCGTCTCCTATGTGATCCTGTTCGCCGCCGTGGATGCACACCTCTCAGGCCTTCCAGATGCGGACCGAGCGCTTCGCCTGATCGTCCTCGACGACGCCTTCGCAAAGGTCGACACGCCGACGATCGCTGAGCTCATGGGACTTCTGGTTCGCCTGGACATCGACTTCTGCATGACCGGTCATGGGCTGTGGGGCACGTTCCCCGAGGTTCCAAGCCTCGACGTCTACGAGATTCGCCGGGAAAGCGATGGGCCGGCCGTGACTACGCATGTCCACTGGGATGGTCACACTCGCCACATGCGGGTCGCCTGA
- a CDS encoding TIGR02679 family protein, which produces MAPNQSKDDPRLTGPVRRYLAAQSLDPLWAAVRSRLERNGLVPAGTVSVNLDDEGADAVGGLLGASVPTGNVRIKLESVDAALRRSAAARGLISVCVELTGPLIDRQSVRRERTKSRASVLAALEAGVEAAGLSAQPWVSALVESVRRTGLLTRSGDSAAQTVAVASRALALLSTNLISDVLPEPTWEIAQLASQCAGDAHGLDDGTAASLLVLRAAALATGTPMPSTGPGRRELWLRIGVSADTVSGTLIAWGLRPPGDGPWAKMMRQRAEAGLVSHVTMQEWKVSAGQERWGVPGQQVWACENPQVLQAAITSGARGPLLCFSGNPASIGLTVLDRLVQEGVDVLYHGDFDVAGLAIATRLYARGARPWRMSAHEYVQAAPRLPSAPPLAGKVPDVAWAPGLADAMNKLNRALHEEAMLAVLLGDLQ; this is translated from the coding sequence ATGGCGCCGAACCAGTCGAAGGATGATCCACGACTCACCGGCCCCGTGCGTCGATACCTCGCGGCTCAGAGCCTCGACCCGCTGTGGGCCGCTGTCAGAAGCCGCCTCGAGAGAAACGGTCTCGTTCCGGCTGGAACCGTCTCTGTCAATCTCGATGATGAGGGCGCCGATGCCGTCGGCGGTCTGTTAGGCGCCTCGGTGCCGACTGGGAACGTAAGGATCAAGCTCGAGAGCGTCGATGCCGCGCTACGGCGCTCCGCGGCTGCTCGTGGCCTGATCTCGGTGTGCGTGGAGCTCACCGGCCCGCTCATAGACAGGCAAAGCGTCCGGCGGGAGCGGACGAAATCCAGGGCGTCTGTGCTCGCGGCACTTGAGGCCGGCGTGGAGGCTGCTGGACTGTCAGCACAGCCGTGGGTATCAGCGTTGGTGGAGAGCGTTCGGCGCACGGGGCTGCTGACGAGAAGCGGCGATAGCGCAGCCCAGACAGTAGCGGTCGCGAGCAGAGCGCTCGCCCTGCTGTCGACGAATCTCATATCGGACGTCCTGCCTGAGCCAACGTGGGAGATCGCGCAGTTGGCGTCGCAGTGCGCTGGTGACGCGCACGGTCTCGACGACGGCACCGCTGCATCGCTCCTCGTCCTCCGAGCCGCTGCGCTGGCAACCGGAACACCTATGCCGTCCACTGGCCCCGGTAGGCGCGAGTTGTGGCTGCGCATCGGCGTCTCAGCCGACACGGTGTCCGGCACGCTGATCGCGTGGGGGCTACGGCCACCTGGTGATGGGCCTTGGGCAAAGATGATGCGGCAGCGAGCCGAAGCCGGTCTCGTCAGCCATGTGACCATGCAGGAATGGAAGGTCTCCGCGGGACAAGAGCGATGGGGAGTTCCGGGGCAGCAAGTGTGGGCTTGCGAGAATCCCCAGGTGCTCCAGGCCGCAATCACCTCAGGCGCTCGCGGACCGCTGCTTTGCTTCTCAGGCAATCCAGCATCGATCGGCCTCACTGTTCTTGACCGACTGGTCCAAGAAGGCGTTGACGTTCTGTACCATGGCGACTTCGATGTCGCCGGGTTAGCAATTGCCACTCGCCTGTACGCGCGAGGCGCGCGACCCTGGCGGATGAGCGCCCACGAATACGTTCAGGCTGCGCCCCGGCTTCCTAGCGCGCCGCCTCTTGCAGGGAAGGTCCCGGACGTTGCGTGGGCTCCCGGTCTGGCGGACGCGATGAACAAGCTGAACAGAGCCCTCCACGAGGAAGCCATGCTGGCAGTACTTCTAGGCGACCTCCAGTAG
- a CDS encoding HNH endonuclease, whose amino-acid sequence MDSASVTDGRLIVMADQDAHFRVMDEALKHSEGRAKGGEPCVICGEPIPASAHWVQRDRHVCSGRCNSLLRRRYGRGSASIDAEGVAAAVEAVGPRPNPRTSGPRVFQTRPDALLPELPIEWEGYGPHPGDVVERYGILTQYLVQDMPDNYFTSRVVIAVAESGDMFVAGATSDGYYSSLVIGPHAPGGERLEGQLFSHTFQVNGVLCEWRRERITDLQPDGVDYFFWECYAAAPVDSPHYPAPMHSARYRAEMDRRRRVSSNAAKHERRAREEAAIERFDPLEVYERDRWLCGICGQEVDPEVLHPDAMSASLDHVVPLSRGGDHTRDNSVLAHLICNIRKSAS is encoded by the coding sequence GTGGACTCCGCGAGCGTCACCGATGGCAGGCTGATCGTCATGGCAGATCAAGACGCTCACTTCCGCGTTATGGATGAGGCGCTGAAACATTCCGAAGGTCGCGCCAAGGGTGGCGAGCCCTGCGTCATCTGTGGTGAACCGATACCAGCCAGCGCCCACTGGGTTCAACGTGACAGACATGTGTGCTCGGGACGGTGCAACAGCCTGTTGCGCCGCCGCTACGGACGGGGCAGCGCGAGCATCGACGCCGAGGGGGTGGCAGCGGCGGTCGAAGCTGTCGGGCCCCGACCGAACCCGCGCACCAGCGGTCCTCGCGTGTTTCAAACCCGGCCGGACGCCCTCTTGCCTGAACTACCTATCGAATGGGAGGGATATGGTCCGCACCCCGGTGACGTGGTCGAGCGTTACGGCATCCTGACCCAGTACCTCGTCCAGGACATGCCCGACAACTACTTCACCTCGCGGGTCGTGATAGCCGTTGCCGAGAGCGGCGACATGTTTGTTGCCGGTGCCACTAGCGATGGCTACTACTCATCCTTGGTGATCGGGCCGCACGCCCCAGGAGGCGAACGGCTTGAAGGCCAGTTGTTCAGCCACACTTTCCAAGTCAACGGCGTGCTGTGTGAATGGCGTCGCGAGCGTATTACGGACCTACAGCCCGACGGCGTGGACTACTTCTTCTGGGAGTGCTACGCCGCGGCCCCCGTCGATTCGCCGCACTATCCTGCGCCGATGCATTCGGCTCGCTACCGAGCGGAAATGGATCGTCGACGCCGAGTCAGCAGCAACGCAGCCAAGCATGAACGGAGGGCGCGGGAGGAAGCGGCCATCGAGCGATTCGACCCGTTGGAGGTGTACGAACGGGACCGTTGGCTTTGCGGTATCTGTGGACAGGAGGTCGACCCCGAAGTGCTGCATCCCGACGCCATGAGCGCGAGCTTGGACCACGTCGTGCCGCTGTCGAGAGGCGGAGACCACACCCGAGACAACTCAGTGCTCGCTCACCTGATCTGCAACATTCGCAAGTCGGCGAGTTGA